One window from the genome of Gopherus evgoodei ecotype Sinaloan lineage chromosome 2, rGopEvg1_v1.p, whole genome shotgun sequence encodes:
- the RPA3 gene encoding replication protein A 14 kDa subunit isoform X3: MMVILKRSNEITSVHWIHPSGKLFILSDGEGKNTTVELSEPLDEELSGVIEVVGRVTNQATILCMSYVQFREDKSAFDLALYNEALKIIHEFPEYFPFGVTRND, from the exons atgatggtgatcttgaag AGAAGCAATGAAATAACTTCAGTGCACTGG ATTCACCCATCAGGGAAACTTTTCATCCTTTCGgatggagaaggaaaaaatacaACTGTTGAACTGAGCGAGCCT TTAGATGAAGAACTCTCTGGTGTCATTGAAGTAGTGGGAAGAGTTACAAATCAGGCAACTATCCTGTGCATGTCATATGTCCAGTTCAGAGAAGATAAAAGCGCTTTTG ATCTTGCGCTTTACAATGAAGCACTGAAAATTATCCATGAATTTCCTGAGTACTTCCCATTTGGTGTTACAAGGAATGATTGA
- the RPA3 gene encoding replication protein A 14 kDa subunit isoform X2, producing the protein MVLCETCLKRSNEITSVHWIHPSGKLFILSDGEGKNTTVELSEPLDEELSGVIEVVGRVTNQATILCMSYVQFREDKSAFDLALYNEALKIIHEFPEYFPFGVTRND; encoded by the exons ATGGTGCTGTGTGAAACCTGTCTAAAGAGAAGCAATGAAATAACTTCAGTGCACTGG ATTCACCCATCAGGGAAACTTTTCATCCTTTCGgatggagaaggaaaaaatacaACTGTTGAACTGAGCGAGCCT TTAGATGAAGAACTCTCTGGTGTCATTGAAGTAGTGGGAAGAGTTACAAATCAGGCAACTATCCTGTGCATGTCATATGTCCAGTTCAGAGAAGATAAAAGCGCTTTTG ATCTTGCGCTTTACAATGAAGCACTGAAAATTATCCATGAATTTCCTGAGTACTTCCCATTTGGTGTTACAAGGAATGATTGA